One genomic window of Nicotiana sylvestris chromosome 10, ASM39365v2, whole genome shotgun sequence includes the following:
- the LOC138879805 gene encoding uncharacterized protein, producing MAELKAQWATRTGERCQYLNQLKRDHEKIVANLKRKVVALEGKAVRQARDFETESGHCYNLLAQMEAEVQQLQDQHLQDSRALKTCSDQIRRLLIEKKQTKDRIRAIAHAIFDLYEGHGDPVAHLRGFCSKMRGAGEKDELLIAYFGQSLSGSALEWYTRQDPGRWYTWDDLAQAFIGHFQYNLEIVPDHLSLLKLEKKPGESFREFGFRWREQVARVDPPMRESEMVDYFLQTLEPTYFGHLVTSVGKSFNEVVKMGAMIEEGLKSNKILSYSALKATTQAIQSGTGGVLGKKKKEEVAAVEANVWSRLKQLGMLTPVESKAPNPPPRNLDHFVSCEYCSRMSGHDIEKCWKLKNAIQELIDNRRIEVVMMIRSTETKEKTLSAGPGVQLKAIKDKPVLVMGKGPFVYEKKQEPVKIVVSGSISAPVVVVKGAYVEPVVIKPVVQLPVVDSKAVPWKYDKVAVTYKGKEIEEESCKAQGLTRSGGCFAPEELRKAKGAKDNPVPVKKAILNEAHVPDKISVNHLETIANKIFEVNRVAFSDDELPMEGTEHNKALYLTVKCEGSMVTRALIDNGSSANICTLSTLNS from the exons ATGGCAGAACTTAAGGCCCAGTGGGCGACAAGAACCGGGGAGcgttgccaatacttgaatcagttgaaaagggaccatgagaaaattgttgccaatttaaagagaaaagtggttgcccttgagggtaaagcagttaggcaggctagagacttcgaaacGGAAAGCGggcattgttacaacttgttggctcaaatggaggcagaagtgcaacagctgcaagaccagcacttacaagactcccgagctttaaaaaCATGCAGCGATCaaataagacgcttgctcatagaaaagaagcaaacaaaagacaggattagagccattgctcatgctatt tttgatttgtatgaggggcacggtgacccagtagcccatcttcgtggtttctgtagcaaaatgagaggtgccgGGGAAAAGGATGAGTTGTtaatagcatatttcggtcaaagcctgagcgggtcagcactagaatggtacacgaggcaagaccccggccgatggtatacatgggatgatttggcccaggcattcattggccattttcaatataacctcgagatagtaCCCGATCATCTGTCATTgttaaaactggaaaagaagcctggggaaagttttagagagtttggtttccgctggagggaacaagttGCAAGGGTTGACCCCCCCATgagggaaagtgagatggtagattatttcttgcaaacattggaacctacttATTtcggtcatctagtgacatctgtcggaaagtcgtttaatgaagtggtaaagatgggagccatgattgaagaagggttgaaatctaacaaaattttgagctactcggcgttgaaagcaaccacccaggccatccaaagcggcactgGTGGTGTGCtagggaaaaagaagaaggaggaagttgctgcagttgaagctaatgtttggtccag attgaagcagttggggatgctgaccccagttgaatccaaagcaccaaaccctcCTCCCAGAAACCTGGATCACTTTGTTAGTTGCGAGTATTGCTCAAGGATGTCGGGGCACGATAttgaaaagtgttggaaattgaaaaacgcaatccaagagctcattgataatcgccgtatcgag gtggttatgatgattcgttctacggaaaccaaagaaaagacgtTAAGTGCAGGGCCAggggttcagttaaaagcaataaaagataagccagtgttAGTAATGGGGAAGGGACCATTTGTATAtgagaaaaagcaggagccagtcaagatagtggtatcAGGGTCAATATCGgcgcccgtggtggttgtgaagggagcttatgtagagccggttgtcataaaaccggtagtccagttacccgtggttgatagcaaagccgtaccgtggaagTATGACAAGGTAgcggtgacatacaaaggaaaggaaattgaggaagagagttgtaaagcacaaggactaacccggtcGGGAGGTTGTTTCGCTCCCGaggagttgagaaaagctaagggcgcaaaagacaatccagtgccagttaaaaaagcc atattgaatgaggctcatgtgcctgacaaaatttcagtgaaccatttagagacaattgccaacaagatctttgaagtgaacagggtagcattttctgatgatgaattgcctatggaaggcacagaacataaCAAggctctgtatttgacggtcaaatgtgaaggttcaatggttactcgggcactaatcgataacgggtcgagtgctaatatttgcacattatccacattgaacagttaa